A stretch of the Tardiphaga sp. 709 genome encodes the following:
- a CDS encoding branched-chain amino acid ABC transporter permease, with protein sequence MDSFTQRRRRDLILAAVLAAIAACVPFFVKDVYVQNIMVLTLMYAALSQAWNILGGYCGQISLGHALYFGLGAYTTALLFTKFGVLPWFGMLGGGIISALIALALGYPTFRLRGHYFVIATIVIAEIGFLLFHNWDYAGAALGIDIPVRGDSWAKFQFTRSKLPFYYFALVFCCVAWFITWWLEDSKWGFWWRAVKDNPDAAESLGVVVFNSKMGAAAVSAFLTAIGGAFYAQFVSYIDPESVMTFQFSLLMALPAVLGGIGTLWGPVLGAVILIPMTELTRSFIGGSGRGVDLILYGTVIVVISLARPDGLLGLFSRRPASKGVPQ encoded by the coding sequence ATGGACAGTTTTACCCAGCGTCGCCGCCGCGACCTCATTCTCGCCGCCGTGCTTGCGGCCATCGCCGCCTGCGTGCCGTTCTTCGTCAAGGACGTCTATGTCCAGAACATCATGGTGCTGACCCTGATGTATGCGGCGCTGTCGCAGGCCTGGAACATCCTTGGCGGCTATTGCGGCCAGATCTCGCTCGGCCACGCGCTGTATTTCGGCCTCGGCGCCTATACGACGGCACTGCTGTTCACCAAATTCGGCGTGCTGCCGTGGTTCGGCATGCTCGGCGGTGGCATCATCTCCGCGCTGATCGCGCTCGCCTTGGGCTATCCGACCTTCCGCCTGCGCGGCCATTATTTCGTCATCGCCACCATCGTCATCGCCGAAATTGGCTTCTTGCTGTTCCACAATTGGGACTATGCCGGTGCGGCGCTCGGCATCGACATTCCCGTGCGCGGCGATAGCTGGGCCAAGTTCCAGTTCACGCGCAGCAAGCTGCCCTTCTATTACTTCGCCCTCGTGTTCTGCTGCGTCGCCTGGTTCATCACCTGGTGGCTGGAAGACTCCAAATGGGGCTTCTGGTGGCGCGCGGTGAAGGACAATCCCGATGCGGCCGAAAGCCTCGGCGTCGTGGTGTTCAATTCCAAGATGGGCGCAGCGGCGGTCTCGGCCTTCCTCACCGCGATCGGCGGCGCGTTCTACGCGCAGTTCGTTTCCTATATCGACCCCGAAAGCGTCATGACCTTCCAGTTCTCGCTGCTGATGGCACTGCCGGCAGTGCTGGGTGGTATCGGTACGCTATGGGGACCCGTGCTCGGCGCGGTCATCCTGATCCCGATGACCGAACTGACGCGCTCCTTCATCGGCGGCTCCGGCCGCGGCGTCGATCTCATCCTCTATGGCACAGTGATCGTCGTGATCTCGCTGGCGCGGCCCGATGGCCTGCTTGGCCTGTTCTCGCGCCGTCCGGCGTCGAAGGGAGTGCCGCAATGA